The Rhodocytophaga rosea genome has a segment encoding these proteins:
- a CDS encoding sulfatase family protein translates to MYVSKLIRSFRHTYFLLIILFCLTAFSKKENPETVKAPIPAVKPRNVIFILSDDHRYDFMGFTGKVPGLQTPNMDRLAKEGAHLKNAFVSTALCSPSRASILTGLYAHTHTIVDNQAPLPKGLQFFPQYLQKAGYKTAFLGKWHMGNQDDQPQPGFDHWVSFKGQGVYYNPTFNINGKQVPHKDSSYTTDLLTNYAVEWMRKQDKSKPFFLYLSHKAVHAEFNPARRHRGKYKDMPIVYPSSFYLTATDTSKVFGAKPGTNPELKTPVPNLKDMPAWVKKQRYSWHGVDYMYHGQTDFNAFYKDYCETLLGIDESIGKVLSYLKEAGLDESTMVIYMGDNGFSFGEHGLIDKRHMYEESMRVPLLARCPELIKPGTQVTQVVQNIDIAPTILELAGTAIPKQIQGKSFVPLLAGKNISWRDKAFYEYYWEYDFPQTPTMFGIRTDRYKYIFNHGVWDANELYDLQEDPMEINNLIRSPLHQEIAHSLRDQVWDWLESTSGMQIPLKRIPHKRNDHIYKGTY, encoded by the coding sequence ATGTATGTATCCAAACTCATCCGATCTTTCCGGCACACCTATTTTCTACTGATAATTCTATTCTGCCTGACCGCTTTCAGCAAAAAAGAAAATCCTGAAACAGTAAAAGCGCCAATACCTGCGGTTAAACCCCGGAATGTGATATTCATTCTGAGCGATGATCACCGCTATGATTTTATGGGTTTTACCGGGAAAGTACCAGGCTTGCAAACGCCGAATATGGACCGGCTTGCTAAGGAGGGAGCCCATCTTAAGAACGCTTTTGTCAGTACAGCGCTTTGTTCACCTAGCCGGGCTAGTATTCTTACAGGCTTGTATGCGCATACCCACACGATTGTAGATAACCAGGCTCCCTTACCTAAAGGACTCCAGTTTTTTCCGCAATATCTGCAAAAAGCAGGTTATAAAACTGCCTTCCTGGGCAAATGGCATATGGGTAACCAGGACGATCAGCCGCAGCCTGGATTTGATCATTGGGTGAGTTTCAAGGGACAAGGCGTGTACTATAATCCGACATTCAATATCAATGGTAAGCAGGTACCTCACAAGGATAGTAGTTATACGACTGACCTGCTGACTAATTATGCGGTAGAATGGATGCGGAAACAGGATAAAAGCAAACCTTTCTTTCTGTATCTATCTCATAAAGCGGTACATGCAGAGTTTAATCCTGCCCGCAGGCACCGGGGAAAATACAAAGATATGCCCATTGTATATCCTTCTTCCTTCTATCTCACAGCCACGGATACGAGTAAAGTTTTTGGCGCAAAACCAGGCACCAATCCAGAATTAAAAACGCCTGTGCCTAATCTCAAAGACATGCCTGCATGGGTGAAAAAACAGCGTTACAGCTGGCATGGGGTGGATTATATGTATCATGGACAAACGGATTTTAATGCCTTCTATAAAGATTACTGCGAAACCCTGCTCGGCATTGATGAAAGTATTGGTAAGGTACTGTCCTACCTGAAAGAAGCTGGTCTGGATGAATCAACGATGGTGATTTATATGGGCGATAATGGGTTTTCGTTTGGAGAACACGGGCTGATCGATAAACGGCATATGTATGAAGAATCGATGCGCGTACCCTTACTGGCTCGCTGTCCGGAATTGATAAAACCAGGAACGCAGGTTACCCAGGTAGTGCAGAATATTGACATTGCGCCTACTATCCTCGAACTGGCAGGAACTGCGATTCCCAAACAAATCCAAGGCAAATCGTTTGTGCCTTTGCTTGCCGGAAAAAACATATCCTGGCGGGATAAGGCCTTTTATGAATATTACTGGGAATATGATTTTCCACAAACACCTACCATGTTTGGCATCCGCACCGACCGCTATAAGTATATTTTCAACCACGGCGTTTGGGATGCCAATGAATTGTATGACTTGCAGGAAGATCCAATGGAAATAAATAATCTGATCCGCAGTCCCCTGCACCAGGAAATTGCCCATTCTCTCCGGGATCAGGTGTGGGACTGGCTGGAATCTACTAGTGGTATGCAAATTCCCCTCAAACGTATTCCCCACAAACGGAATGATCATATTTACAAGGGTACTTATTAG
- a CDS encoding helix-turn-helix domain-containing protein, translated as MRYIKKITDKQKQDLEKIHKDSKSYQERNRCQCILLSNQGYQVQKLASIFQVSQLSIYKWFDRFEKTGVVGLKNQKGKGRKPILTTSNATHVEVVENSIEKEKQQLKLAKREIEAKLGTAMSEMTLKRFLKKLTTDGNVSVNG; from the coding sequence ATGCGTTATATCAAGAAGATTACAGACAAGCAAAAACAAGACTTAGAGAAGATTCATAAAGATAGTAAAAGTTATCAGGAACGTAACCGTTGCCAATGTATACTGTTATCCAATCAAGGCTATCAAGTACAGAAGTTAGCAAGCATTTTTCAAGTAAGTCAGTTAAGTATTTATAAGTGGTTTGATCGCTTTGAGAAAACAGGTGTGGTAGGGTTAAAGAACCAAAAAGGGAAAGGCAGAAAACCCATCCTTACTACCAGTAATGCTACCCATGTTGAAGTAGTGGAAAATAGCATAGAGAAAGAAAAACAACAACTTAAATTAGCTAAGCGAGAGATAGAAGCTAAATTAGGCACGGCTATGAGTGAGATGACCTTGAAGCGGTTTTTAAAAAAATTGACTACCGATGGAAACGTTTCCGTAAATGGATAA
- a CDS encoding ExbD/TolR family protein, whose amino-acid sequence MKPIFSKSRASLQYTYSGVPYSYILFLLVFFFIISFATLRDRAQLVKIELPDSTASTITLTHEEIKTYDYPWIYVGRPLDPIVCFPFTKPQIQVGDVLIPIEQIPQYLSDYQFRCPPVKKIAYLKIDK is encoded by the coding sequence ATGAAACCAATTTTTTCTAAGTCTCGGGCTTCTTTGCAATATACCTATTCAGGAGTTCCATATTCTTATATCCTGTTTTTATTAGTATTCTTCTTCATTATTTCTTTTGCTACTTTAAGGGATAGGGCTCAACTTGTAAAAATAGAATTGCCAGATTCAACTGCTTCTACCATTACATTAACACATGAGGAGATCAAAACGTACGACTATCCCTGGATTTACGTAGGAAGGCCTTTAGACCCTATCGTATGTTTTCCCTTTACCAAACCTCAGATACAGGTAGGTGATGTTTTGATTCCCATTGAACAAATACCCCAATATCTTTCAGATTATCAATTTCGTTGTCCGCCAGTAAAAAAAATAGCATACTTGAAGATTGATAAGTAA
- a CDS encoding PaaI family thioesterase codes for MPNQVLAFLQSQLHQPLHKSPSPLARWLQGILREAEEGQLAIEFTVREEMTNPMGILHGGAIAAIIDDAIGTTTFSLGQENFYTSVNLVIDFLASARQGEVIIAKTRIIRAGKTMVNAECEVRNANGKLLARGTSNLLYTQTKVSQ; via the coding sequence ATGCCAAACCAGGTTTTAGCATTCTTACAATCACAACTCCATCAGCCTTTGCATAAAAGCCCTTCTCCCTTAGCCAGATGGCTACAGGGTATACTAAGAGAGGCTGAAGAAGGGCAACTAGCCATAGAATTTACAGTACGCGAAGAGATGACTAACCCGATGGGCATTTTGCATGGGGGCGCTATAGCTGCTATTATTGACGATGCCATCGGAACCACTACATTTAGCCTGGGACAGGAAAATTTTTACACGTCTGTAAACTTAGTGATTGATTTTCTGGCAAGTGCCCGGCAGGGTGAGGTAATAATAGCAAAGACCAGAATCATCCGGGCCGGAAAAACAATGGTAAATGCGGAATGTGAAGTACGAAATGCGAATGGAAAGCTACTGGCCAGAGGTACTTCCAATCTGCTTTACACCCAGACGAAAGTAAGTCAATAA
- a CDS encoding nuclear transport factor 2 family protein: MIPVHPNLTLIHDFFQAYANNDLVGIKNILSEDISWHIPGNHPLSGTKKGVEAVLAYFKQLSKAAFKAEPIVMGVNDNFVIDCHRNWSNVENEQNLNSMSCLLWRIEQNKIVEVYNFPEDQYKVDSFFSTVYG, encoded by the coding sequence ATGATACCTGTTCACCCAAATCTCACCCTGATCCATGATTTTTTTCAAGCCTATGCCAACAATGATCTCGTCGGAATAAAAAATATACTTTCCGAAGATATCTCATGGCACATTCCTGGTAATCATCCATTGAGTGGTACTAAGAAAGGTGTAGAAGCCGTTTTGGCTTATTTTAAACAACTCAGCAAAGCTGCCTTTAAAGCAGAACCCATCGTAATGGGCGTAAATGATAATTTTGTTATCGATTGCCACCGGAACTGGAGTAATGTAGAAAATGAGCAAAATCTCAATAGTATGTCTTGCTTATTATGGAGAATTGAGCAGAATAAGATTGTTGAAGTCTATAATTTTCCGGAAGACCAATATAAAGTTGATTCATTTTTCTCAACTGTGTACGGATAG
- a CDS encoding alpha-ketoglutarate-dependent dioxygenase AlkB family protein produces the protein MEILTFEPTINLLPADGIVNYYGKILEPTDANFYLEKMLSTIAWKNDEAVIFGRHLITKRKAAWYGDKTYEYTYSNTTKQALPWTKELLELKAMVEQSSGTTYNSCLLNLYHDGQEGMAWHSDDEKSLGKDSAIASLTLGAERKFSFKHKQTKETVSLVLEHGSLLVMKGTTQTYWLHRLPPTKKITTPRVNLTFRTMQE, from the coding sequence ATGGAAATACTCACCTTTGAACCTACAATTAACTTATTACCGGCAGATGGTATCGTCAATTATTATGGGAAAATACTGGAACCTACTGATGCAAATTTTTACTTAGAAAAGATGCTGTCGACTATTGCCTGGAAAAATGACGAGGCCGTAATTTTTGGCAGGCACTTGATTACCAAACGGAAAGCTGCCTGGTATGGAGATAAAACGTATGAATACACCTATTCCAACACGACCAAGCAAGCCTTGCCCTGGACGAAAGAATTGCTTGAATTAAAAGCAATGGTAGAACAATCAAGCGGCACTACATATAATTCCTGTTTGCTGAATCTATACCACGACGGACAGGAAGGAATGGCCTGGCATAGCGATGATGAAAAGTCATTAGGAAAAGATTCTGCAATTGCCTCTCTCACACTCGGTGCAGAACGCAAATTCTCATTCAAGCACAAACAGACCAAAGAAACCGTTTCGCTCGTGCTGGAACATGGGAGTTTGCTGGTGATGAAAGGAACGACGCAAACATACTGGCTACACCGCTTGCCACCGACAAAAAAAATAACTACACCCAGAGTAAACCTGACTTTCAGAACGATGCAAGAATAG
- a CDS encoding PRC-barrel domain-containing protein, which produces MNIINLTPSSKMISGKVTDKLGEPYGHITDLLVDPANGKIAMAVLSYGGVLGMGNTSRLIPWEALQMNPNTFDFQISIDKKILEDAPAADASDVTDYKKLTDIFQYYGVPAYWEKNLNFDTTDAVYKEAKVNDHQQYEGSSQISDPRRTPESNNRFVEDVDTDKLEGRPSSQS; this is translated from the coding sequence ATGAATATTATAAATTTAACACCTTCCAGTAAGATGATTTCCGGAAAGGTAACCGATAAATTAGGCGAACCTTATGGACATATTACTGACCTGCTGGTAGACCCGGCCAATGGCAAAATAGCCATGGCAGTGCTTTCCTATGGTGGAGTATTAGGCATGGGAAATACTTCCCGGCTCATTCCCTGGGAAGCTTTGCAGATGAACCCCAATACCTTTGATTTTCAGATCAGCATTGATAAAAAAATCCTCGAAGATGCGCCTGCTGCCGACGCCAGCGATGTAACGGATTATAAAAAATTAACAGATATTTTCCAGTATTACGGTGTACCTGCGTACTGGGAGAAAAATCTAAATTTTGATACAACAGACGCGGTTTACAAAGAAGCCAAAGTAAACGACCATCAGCAATATGAAGGTTCTTCACAGATCAGCGACCCCAGACGCACACCTGAAAGCAATAACCGCTTTGTAGAAGACGTTGATACAGATAAACTGGAAGGACGGCCTTCTTCCCAGTCTTAA
- a CDS encoding IS630 family transposase — protein sequence MQNKEAYEQKVKRLHALLYLAQTGSIDLYFGDESGFCLTPCVPYGWIKKGEHAPILSQRSTRINVFGLLSTNNELLTYQKSGSLNADFIIECVEAFSTSISKFTVIVLDNASWHTCGLWEVKKEEWEQKGLYIFLLPKYSPHLNRIERFWKQVKYHWLKAEDYLSVEALKEALYTIFSGLGTYFKLDFKKLEVDENIILNCV from the coding sequence TTGCAAAACAAAGAAGCATATGAGCAGAAAGTCAAGCGATTACATGCTTTGCTTTATTTGGCACAGACAGGCAGTATAGATTTATATTTTGGAGACGAATCAGGGTTTTGCCTTACCCCTTGTGTACCTTATGGATGGATCAAAAAAGGCGAACACGCCCCTATTTTATCCCAAAGAAGTACAAGGATAAATGTATTTGGCTTGTTAAGTACAAATAATGAGTTGCTTACTTATCAGAAAAGTGGGAGTCTAAACGCTGACTTTATCATTGAATGTGTAGAGGCCTTCTCAACATCTATTTCCAAGTTTACTGTCATAGTCTTAGACAACGCCTCCTGGCATACATGTGGCCTATGGGAAGTCAAAAAAGAAGAATGGGAACAGAAAGGATTATACATCTTTTTGCTGCCTAAGTATAGTCCTCATCTTAACAGGATCGAACGATTTTGGAAGCAGGTGAAATATCATTGGCTCAAAGCCGAAGACTATCTGTCTGTAGAAGCGCTTAAGGAGGCACTTTATACCATCTTTTCAGGATTGGGTACTTACTTTAAACTTGATTTTAAAAAACTTGAAGTAGATGAAAATATTATACTTAATTGTGTTTAA
- a CDS encoding MIP/aquaporin family protein — protein MSAFLGELVGTCLLIIFGGGVVAGSILKGTKAENSGWIVITIGWGLAVALSVYAVGDFSGAHLNPAVTLSLAVVGEFRWVDVPMYIIAQLIGAFLGATLVWLHYLPHWRETQDDTTKLAVFATNPAIRKPWANLFSELLGTFVLILGLQAIGANKFSDGLNPIVIGLLITGIGLSLGATTGYAINPARDLGPRIAHFVLPIYGKGSSDWSYAWVPIVGPCLGGMLGSLVYKAVFTNQVFGLLWVVVALTLIVIVVAVIKEREVVTAEENLKEKTKA, from the coding sequence ATGTCAGCATTTTTAGGGGAGCTGGTAGGCACCTGCTTACTCATTATTTTTGGAGGCGGTGTAGTAGCCGGCTCTATATTAAAAGGCACCAAGGCAGAAAATTCTGGCTGGATCGTAATCACCATCGGCTGGGGTCTGGCGGTGGCACTGTCTGTATATGCTGTTGGTGATTTCAGCGGCGCACATCTTAACCCGGCAGTTACCTTATCGCTGGCTGTAGTGGGTGAATTCCGCTGGGTAGATGTGCCTATGTATATAATAGCCCAGCTGATTGGTGCTTTTCTTGGCGCTACCCTGGTGTGGTTGCATTACTTGCCCCATTGGAGAGAAACCCAGGATGACACCACCAAACTGGCTGTATTTGCTACCAATCCTGCTATCCGCAAACCGTGGGCAAACCTCTTCAGCGAACTACTTGGTACATTTGTTTTGATTTTAGGTTTGCAGGCGATTGGAGCCAATAAGTTCTCTGATGGATTGAATCCGATTGTGATTGGTCTGTTAATTACTGGAATTGGCTTGTCTCTGGGTGCTACGACCGGATATGCCATTAATCCTGCCCGTGATCTGGGGCCACGTATTGCTCATTTTGTTCTTCCTATTTATGGCAAAGGTTCTTCCGACTGGTCGTATGCCTGGGTTCCGATTGTAGGTCCCTGCCTGGGAGGTATGCTGGGCTCGCTCGTATATAAAGCTGTATTTACGAATCAGGTGTTTGGCCTCTTATGGGTAGTAGTTGCGCTGACGCTTATCGTGATTGTGGTAGCTGTCATCAAAGAAAGAGAAGTAGTAACGGCGGAGGAGAACTTGAAAGAAAAAACCAAAGCGTAA
- a CDS encoding TIGR04283 family arsenosugar biosynthesis glycosyltransferase, whose amino-acid sequence MKMSIIIPVFNESGTIEKLIFYLADCIKDYPECEIIVSDGNSTDDTFTIAEQAGAKVIRSIRKGRAAQMNAGALVASGEILYFLHADSFPPAGFYEEIIKAVKDGYGSGCYQLAFDYAHWFLRANAWFTRFNMNAIRFGDQSLFVQKEIFVKAGGFDESLVIMEDQEIIARIKKLGRFIVLPGAITTSARKYLENGIYKLQGIFFLIYFLYKLGVDQKKLVNLYRKLIRQQKV is encoded by the coding sequence ATGAAAATGAGCATCATTATTCCGGTTTTTAATGAATCAGGAACGATTGAAAAATTGATTTTTTATTTAGCAGATTGTATCAAGGACTACCCGGAGTGTGAGATCATTGTTTCTGATGGAAACAGTACGGATGATACCTTTACTATTGCTGAGCAGGCTGGCGCCAAAGTGATCCGTTCGATCAGAAAAGGCAGGGCAGCGCAGATGAATGCAGGGGCTTTGGTGGCTTCCGGAGAGATATTGTACTTTTTGCATGCTGATTCGTTTCCGCCAGCTGGCTTCTATGAAGAAATTATCAAGGCAGTTAAAGATGGCTACGGGAGTGGTTGTTACCAGCTGGCTTTCGATTATGCACACTGGTTTTTGAGGGCTAATGCGTGGTTTACCAGATTTAATATGAATGCCATCCGTTTCGGCGATCAGAGTTTATTTGTGCAGAAGGAAATATTTGTAAAAGCTGGTGGTTTCGATGAAAGTCTGGTTATTATGGAAGACCAGGAAATTATTGCAAGAATAAAAAAGTTAGGCCGTTTTATTGTATTGCCGGGAGCCATCACTACTTCTGCCAGAAAATATCTGGAGAATGGTATTTATAAACTGCAAGGCATATTTTTCCTGATCTACTTCCTTTACAAACTTGGGGTGGATCAAAAAAAATTAGTTAATCTCTACAGAAAGTTGATCCGCCAGCAAAAGGTTTAA
- a CDS encoding amidohydrolase family protein codes for MRYYRRIAAIKVLCLLLVCLLVGSCRGQQMSFEEYEPKSSLVVPEHPVTRAKYPFIDIHNHQNGEMAKEDLDKLVKEMDGINLRTMVNLSGGQGEKFQKGLQNMKGNYPQRFILFANIDFTTIDDPEFGRKAAEQLEKDVKNGAQGLKIFKSLGLTVKYKNGNRMPVDDPRLDAIWQKCAELNIPVLIHSGEPKQFFDPIDKNNERWLELKQFPTRARPPKQYPSWEQVMSEQHRMFAKHPKTIFINAHLGWLGGNLEELGKLMDQLPNMYTEIGAVLAELGRQPKFARQWMIKYQDRVLFGKDAWNAAEYHVYFRVLETGDEYFDYYRKRHAFWKMYGLELPDEVLKKIYYKNALRIVPGIDASGFTS; via the coding sequence ATGCGTTATTATCGCCGGATTGCTGCTATAAAAGTGCTATGTCTTCTACTGGTTTGTCTGCTTGTAGGTTCCTGCCGGGGGCAGCAAATGAGCTTTGAAGAATATGAGCCGAAATCTTCCCTGGTTGTTCCGGAACATCCGGTTACCAGGGCTAAGTATCCGTTTATTGATATACACAATCACCAGAACGGCGAAATGGCAAAGGAAGACCTGGATAAGCTGGTAAAAGAAATGGATGGTATTAATCTGCGGACGATGGTTAATCTAAGCGGTGGCCAGGGTGAAAAGTTTCAGAAGGGTCTTCAGAACATGAAAGGAAATTATCCGCAGCGCTTTATCCTGTTTGCTAATATAGATTTTACCACAATAGATGACCCGGAATTTGGCCGGAAAGCAGCCGAACAACTCGAAAAAGACGTAAAGAATGGCGCACAAGGACTAAAAATTTTCAAAAGCTTAGGCTTAACAGTGAAATATAAAAATGGCAACCGCATGCCAGTAGATGATCCTCGCCTGGATGCTATCTGGCAGAAGTGCGCTGAACTCAACATTCCGGTGCTTATCCATTCCGGCGAACCTAAGCAATTTTTCGATCCCATTGATAAGAACAACGAACGCTGGCTGGAACTGAAACAGTTTCCTACCAGGGCAAGACCACCTAAACAATATCCTTCGTGGGAACAGGTGATGTCGGAACAGCACCGTATGTTTGCCAAACATCCGAAAACTATTTTTATCAATGCCCATTTAGGCTGGCTGGGTGGCAATCTGGAAGAACTGGGGAAACTAATGGATCAGTTGCCTAATATGTACACTGAGATTGGTGCAGTGCTGGCTGAACTAGGCAGACAACCCAAATTTGCCCGCCAGTGGATGATCAAATACCAGGACAGAGTATTGTTTGGAAAAGATGCCTGGAATGCGGCTGAATATCATGTGTATTTCCGGGTACTCGAAACCGGCGATGAATATTTTGATTATTACCGCAAACGGCATGCTTTCTGGAAAATGTACGGACTGGAACTGCCCGATGAAGTACTGAAGAAAATCTATTACAAAAATGCCCTCCGCATTGTTCCAGGTATAGATGCCAGTGGTTTTACGTCGTAG
- a CDS encoding acyltransferase family protein → MAQVQNPLSIKSTRRYDLDWLRVLAFGLLIFYHTGMFFVSWGWHIKNNEISELMEYPMRFLSQWRMPLLFFISGAGVFFALGSRSTSSFAGDRVKRILLPLIFGMFVIVPPQIYYERLTQGNTYSYIEFYKSVFEFQPYPQGSFSWHHLWYLAYIFTYSLVCLPLFIYLRSEKGKIVMGKIASFLSEKGSIYLLIIPLFIAEALLRPHWPTEQNLIKDWANFTFSILIFIYGFIICSQEKIREAIENQRMFSLLSAIVLTTVLYVFYWNNWPDPSPAGMVLYYLLKVANIWCWLMAILGYARKYLTFNNSLLTYTTEAVYPFYILHQTVIICIAYYLIDWQASIAMKFFVISVAMFLVCWLLFECIRRINFLRPFFGLKLLQKKARNKSVAYNGLGTSSYREKIVKET, encoded by the coding sequence ATGGCACAAGTACAAAATCCACTTTCTATTAAATCTACCCGGCGTTACGATTTAGACTGGCTGAGGGTACTCGCTTTCGGGCTCCTTATATTCTATCATACCGGCATGTTCTTCGTGAGCTGGGGATGGCATATTAAAAACAACGAGATCAGTGAATTAATGGAATATCCCATGCGGTTTCTATCTCAATGGCGGATGCCGCTGTTATTTTTCATTTCTGGTGCCGGCGTTTTCTTCGCTTTGGGAAGCAGATCTACAAGTAGTTTTGCCGGAGATCGAGTGAAACGAATTTTGCTTCCGCTCATATTCGGCATGTTTGTAATTGTGCCTCCGCAGATTTATTATGAACGCCTGACACAGGGAAATACCTATTCCTATATCGAATTCTACAAAAGTGTATTCGAATTTCAGCCTTATCCGCAAGGAAGTTTTAGCTGGCATCACCTATGGTATCTGGCATATATATTCACCTATTCTTTAGTGTGCCTGCCTTTATTTATCTATCTGCGAAGCGAAAAAGGAAAGATAGTTATGGGAAAAATTGCCAGTTTTCTTTCCGAAAAAGGCAGTATTTATCTGCTCATTATCCCATTGTTTATCGCTGAGGCATTGCTGCGTCCGCACTGGCCTACCGAGCAAAACCTGATTAAAGACTGGGCAAATTTTACGTTTAGTATATTAATATTTATCTATGGTTTTATTATTTGTTCCCAGGAAAAAATCCGTGAAGCCATAGAAAACCAGCGTATGTTCTCCTTACTTTCTGCTATTGTACTCACTACTGTTTTATATGTCTTCTACTGGAACAACTGGCCAGACCCTTCACCGGCAGGTATGGTATTGTATTATTTACTTAAAGTGGCTAATATCTGGTGCTGGCTGATGGCTATACTCGGATATGCCCGTAAATACCTGACTTTTAATAATTCTTTGCTGACATACACCACAGAAGCTGTTTATCCTTTTTATATTCTCCATCAGACCGTAATTATCTGCATTGCTTATTACCTCATCGACTGGCAAGCCAGTATTGCGATGAAATTCTTTGTGATTAGTGTAGCTATGTTTCTGGTTTGCTGGCTTTTGTTTGAATGTATCCGGCGGATTAATTTTCTGCGGCCATTTTTTGGATTAAAGCTCCTACAGAAAAAGGCTAGGAATAAATCTGTAGCTTACAATGGATTGGGAACCAGTAGTTATAGAGAGAAGATTGTAAAAGAAACCTAA
- a CDS encoding Ada metal-binding domain-containing protein: MIRHSEIEDADLRLLLKQGQICLGGNSKLKIYGTLSCSSSKQMKRENRVFFTSEKEALQHQFRPCGHCMKQAYQLWKQTHGNTHL; this comes from the coding sequence ATGATCCGGCACAGTGAAATCGAAGATGCTGACTTGCGGCTATTACTCAAACAAGGACAAATTTGTCTGGGTGGAAACAGCAAACTGAAAATTTATGGAACGCTAAGTTGTTCTTCCAGCAAACAAATGAAGCGGGAAAACCGGGTGTTTTTTACTTCTGAAAAAGAAGCCTTACAGCACCAGTTCCGTCCTTGCGGACATTGTATGAAACAAGCATATCAACTCTGGAAACAAACACATGGAAATACTCACCTTTGA
- a CDS encoding bifunctional helix-turn-helix domain-containing protein/methylated-DNA--[protein]-cysteine S-methyltransferase: protein MNAQAYINYNRIAEAIEYIRLNFKQQPNLDEVAEKVNISPYHFQRLFTDWAGVSPKKFLQYISVEHAKQVLKDKQVSLADAAYETGLSGTGRLHDLFINIEGMTPGEYKNGGENLTIHYSFAESPFGTILVGSTPKGICYMAFADEETYALADLKQRFPKATFKQMTDLVQQNALYFFTHDWTKLDQVKLHLKGTEFQLKVWEALLKIPMGGLSTYGQIANNIKSPKASRAIGSAIGSNPVAFLIPCHRVIQSGGTMGGYMWGSTRKAAIIGWEAARLETVL, encoded by the coding sequence ATGAACGCACAAGCCTATATTAATTATAACCGCATTGCAGAAGCCATAGAGTACATCCGGCTGAATTTTAAGCAACAACCTAACCTGGATGAAGTAGCAGAAAAAGTAAATATCAGTCCATATCATTTTCAGCGCTTGTTCACCGACTGGGCAGGCGTGAGCCCGAAGAAATTTCTGCAGTACATCAGCGTAGAACATGCCAAGCAGGTATTAAAGGACAAGCAGGTAAGTTTAGCAGATGCTGCCTACGAAACAGGGCTCTCTGGTACTGGGCGGCTGCATGATCTGTTTATCAATATTGAAGGAATGACACCCGGCGAGTATAAAAACGGCGGTGAAAATCTTACGATTCACTATAGTTTTGCAGAAAGTCCATTCGGCACTATTCTGGTAGGTTCTACACCCAAAGGTATTTGCTACATGGCTTTTGCCGATGAAGAAACTTATGCACTTGCAGATTTAAAACAGCGTTTTCCCAAAGCCACTTTCAAACAAATGACGGACCTGGTCCAGCAAAATGCTCTCTACTTTTTTACCCACGACTGGACAAAACTCGATCAGGTAAAACTGCATTTGAAAGGGACAGAATTTCAATTAAAAGTATGGGAAGCATTGTTGAAGATCCCGATGGGAGGACTGTCAACGTATGGCCAGATTGCCAATAATATAAAAAGTCCCAAAGCCTCCAGGGCGATTGGAAGCGCTATTGGAAGTAATCCGGTTGCCTTTCTAATTCCTTGTCACCGGGTGATTCAATCGGGTGGTACGATGGGTGGATATATGTGGGGCAGCACCAGAAAAGCAGCTATTATTGGATGGGAAGCCGCCAGGTTAGAAACAGTCTTGTAA